The DNA region ATCGTTGCATTTCTTTATTCCCCTCTCCTATTTCTGCATGTCGGCAGGTTGATGGCCATCGATCCATAAACGAAGAACTTCGTCCAGCTCCAGCGAGCGGGTCTGGATAAAGGTCATTCCTGCTGACCGTAGAATATTCTCAACTTCCAAGCATTCCGTCGTCACAAAAGATATCGTTGTCGCATTCTCCTGCCTGCTGCTGATGATCCCCGGCAGTTCACGCACGATGGAGGCATCGCCTTGAATCCAGCATTCCTTCCAATTATCGAGCAGCGAATCCTTCTCGACCATGCCGAGCAGCTTGCCGTGATGAATCAAAATCACGTAGTCCGCAAGACGGCGGATTTCATCCACCACATGAGTGGAAAGGATAATCGTCGTGTCGATGGACTTCATCAGCTTGTGCAGCTGGTCAATCATCTGCTTCCAGGCAAACGGGTCAAGTCCTGATGACGGCTCATCCAGCAGCAGCAGCTTCGGCCTTGGGGCCAATGCAGCGGCAATCTCGAATTTTCGCCGTTCGCCCTTCGACATTTTGCGGAGCTTGACGCCGCGAGGCACATCGAACCGTGACATCAGCTCGTCAAAAAAGTACCCGTCCCAGCTGTCATACCAGGATGCGCGAAAGGTAGCCGCCTGATCTGCCGTCATATGCTGTTCTTCCACGCTCAGCTGCTCAGGCACAAAAGCCATCTGCTTTCGAACCTCGATCGGCAGCTCCTTCGAATACGATTCACCGAACCAGGTGACCTCCCCTTCATCCGGGAACACCGTCTGGACCATCATGTTCAGCAAGGTGCTTTTCCCCGATCCGTTCGGTCCCACCAGCGCAACGATATACCCTTGAGGAATCGATAACTGGATGGGTCCGATGGTTTTCGTTCGACGCCGTTTCAAGACGTTACGAAACTCAATGACATGTGGTTCCATTTGTTAATGACCTCCCCGTGATTGATATCGTTCGCGGACAACTTCCATGAACAGCTCGATTAACTCCTCTTGTTTCATCTGGACGGCAAGCCCTCGATCTACGGCCAGGTTCAAGGCTTCGATTACGGCATCGCGTTTAAATTGCTCCCTTGCCTGGTCGCCGACACCGGCAACGAAGGTTCCCGTACCCTGTCTGGTGCGAAGAAGGCCCTCACTCTCCAAATCCTGGTACACCCTGCGTACCGTGATCACACTACAATTCAGATTTCCGGCAAATTCCCGTATGGACGGCAATAATGTCCCCTCCTCGATCTGACCGCTGATTATGAGCGAGCGCAGCTGTGTCTCAATTTGGTGATATAAAGGCTCTGCGCTATTTTCGTTAATCTGAATCGGAATTCGCACCTTCTACCACCTCGCTTTTTCCATATCCTTATGGGGTCCCCCTATTTCTTCTGCTTATAAATCCAATTGATTACGATAAATCCCGGGTTTGCTGCCGGATATAGGTCAGTCTGCTCATCAGCAGCATCCCGCCTAGTCCAATGATCAGTGATCCCCACATAACCGGGGACAGCAGCTTCCATCTCATGGCCGAATCCATAACGAATTTGAACATGCTGTATCCAAGCAAGCTGAGCGTACCCGCTGCAACGACCGTGACGATCATGAGTATGAGGGTTTTGCCAAGGTAAGCTTTGCCGCTCCCCATGTTCTCCCAATAAATATAAAATCCAGTCAATAAAAATCCAATGCCGATCCAGCTTATGATAAATGCGACGTAGCTGGCGATATCCACCGCCTCTCGCATATGATTGGCGATCGCGTAGGCAACTCCGAAAAATACGATGCCGTTAATCACATAGGCGATGATCGCGTTAATGATCCGGCTGATAAAGATCGCATAGGCCGGAACCGGGAGGCTCCGGTAATAGTACAGCATCTGTGTGTAAGAATCCTCATTGATATACCGGAACGACCTGCGATTAAACGTGAGTCCCATCAGCGGCGCATAGAGGACTAGCAGAAAATCTACCAGCGGGTTCACATATTCATTCAAATGCTCGAATTGCTCGTTCATGACTACGCTTGTCGCAAATCCCATGTATATCATAAAGATCAGGGTCCATAGTATTTGAAGCTTATCGCTGGTAAAATCTTTCCTGACGATTTTCATCGCGTTATGAAGCATGTGCTGCAACTGGCCTCATCCTTTCCCCACATTAACCTTGTTAATATTTCGCGTTATGAATTGGTTTGGCTGAACCGATACTGTGATTATGTAATGTTTACTGTGCTCACTGTGTATATCTTTATACACAGTATACAGTGTGTATATGAACAGTGTCAATAACGTTTGTAAAATAATGTGAGGGGACCGGAGCGACTGCACTCCCCGGCCCCAGCTGCCTGCTTCCTCCCGCAACAAAACACCCGCAGGGAGCTCCTTGCCGGTGTTCTCCATTGTATTCGGCTGGACCAAGGCTTCCCTGCTCAAGGGGAGTTCAGGCGCGGAGGAGACCTGGCGTTCGCCTTTGAAATCGGGAAACTTCATTAGCCTCACTAACGTTCAGGTTTCCCGATTGCAACAGCGACCGGAGCGACTGCACTCCCCGGCCCCAGCTGCCTGCTTCCTCCCGCAACAAAACACCCGCAGGGAGCTCCTTGCGGGTGTTCTCCATTGTATTCGGCTGGATCAAAGCTTCCCTGCTCAAGGGGAGTTCAGGCGCGGAGGAGACCTGGCGTTCGCCTTTGAAATCGGGAAACTTCATTAGCCTCATTAACGTTCAGGTTTCCCGATTGCAACAGCGACCGGAGCGACTGCACTCCCCGGCCCAGCTGCCTGCCCCCCTCCTACACCAAACACCCGTCAGGAATTCCTTGCCGGTGTTCTCCATTGAATCCGGCTGGAGCAAGGCTTCCCTGCCCAAGGGGAGTTCAGGCGCGGAGGAGACCTGGCGTTCGCCTTTGAAATCGGGAAATTTCATTAGCCTCATTACGTCCAGGTTTCCCGATTTCAACAGCGACCGGAGCGACTGCACTTCCCGGCCCCAGCTGCCTGCAATCCAGCCCCTATAAATGTAAAAACACCCGCCAGATCGCTCTGACGGGTGTTCCTCCATTTATAAGCCAAATATCACTTTCCACACCGGCTGGGTGTGTCCCCCCGGATACATCAGGTAGAGCAGCGTGTATACCGCAACGCCTGTGATCGCTGTAATAAACCAGATGATCGAGGTCACTCGGCCCCATTTGCGGTGCTTCGCATACTTTTCTTTGAATCCGAGCACCAGCGTCGTGATCCCGAAGACGGCCGCCACCGTGGCCAGCACGATATGGAAGATCAGGAAGGTCTGATAATACGGCTTCAGACTATCCGGACCGCCCCATGAGGTGTTCCCGATGAATACCGTTCGGGAAGAATAAATAACAAAGAAGATGATAGCCGCAATGGCAGCCCAAATCATCGTTTTTTTGTGAGCCTCCCGTTTTCCCTTGATAATCAGTCCCCAACCGATGGCAACCAGCACGGCGCTGATTACGATAAAGGTTGTACTAATCGTGGGAAAGAGAAAGAACAAATCCATGTAGATCCCCCTTCAAAAATAATCCTCATTATGCCTGATTCAGCTTGCCCGGCGGAACTTCGGTAGGCAAGGGATCGTCCTCCTTGTTTTCACGCTTGTACCAATGGAAGAAAACGTACGCGAGCATGGAAGCGAAGATAATCTCCTGGAAGAACTTCATGATGATTCCGCCGACCCGCTGGTCAACCGCAGGCTCCAAATATCCGAAATACTCGGGACCTCCGAATTTAGTCAGCAATACAGACGTATCGCCAGATACGCAGTATCCCATCGCTTTCGCCCAAATGGCAGGATCGCTGTAGGTGGCATACATCGGCTCGCTCGAGAAGATGATGAGCGCACAAGCCGGGGTAAGCAGCACCATATTGAGGAAGATGTATCCCATCTTCGCCAGCCCTGTCGTCTTGTCCTTTTCAGGGATCGGATTCAGAATCGCCCACCACATAATAAGTGAAGCAATGAACAAGATCAGATAGTACAGACGGTGCACCCAGAAATTGAGCATGACAAAGTCATGAATCACCGGGAAGTGGTAGAACGAGAACAAGCCGTTGAATAAAACCGCAGCCACAACCGGACGAGTGAGGAAACCGAGCTTTTTAAACGGATTCACTCTGTCAAAGGCGCGCCACATCCATACCGGGATACCCAATATCAAGAGCGGTGTAGCCATCAGGTAAGACATCGCCATGCTGACCATATGAAATGAGAACATCGTATGGCCGAGCAAGCTGATCGGTCCGCCCTGGGCAAGGTAGAGCGTGAACATACCTGCAACGAATAACGTTTTCCGACCGGCCGACACCGGAGCATGGTCTTTAAACCGGCTGCTCAGCGGTCCCGTGAACAAGAAATAGGCAGCGGTCACAAGCAGCATGAACGCCAGAAACAAAGGACTCCATTTATCCGCAAAACTAAAATATTCTAAGCCCAGCATGCAAAAACCTCCCCTTAACGGGTTAAATTCTAGTCGAAATTGTGACACCTTCCTACGACTTAAAAAAAGAGGGGGCTATTAGCCCTCCTCTTTTTCATTTTACCACCAAACCCAGAACAATGCCATGATGATACAGGTGCTTGCTACGAAGAAGCCCCCGATCATGAACACGATCGGCATCAGATGACCTTTGTCCTTAAGGTGCATCCAGTACCCCATCTGCACGAACACTTGCAGGATCGCCATCACCAGCAAAAGGATGATGGTAAATGCAGGGTTCACGCCCCCCGCCGCAACCGCGGCAAACGCGATGGCAGTCAGGATGATGGAGAAGATAAAGACAATAATATGTTTCTCAGGGCCCTCCACACGGTGGCGGTGCTTCACCGTATGACCCTCATTGGATTGTTGATTCGCTGTCATATCTTAGCCCACCTTTCCAAGAAGGTATACGACCGAGAAGATGAACACCCATACAACGTCGATAAAGTGCCAGTACATCGCAGACACGTAAACCTTAGGTGCAGTAACTACGGTTAACCCTTTTTTGAACAGCTGAGCGATCAGCAGGCTGATCCAGACAACCCCGAATGCAACGTGGGCGCCGTGGAAGCCGACCAGTGTGTAGAACGAGGACGAGAATGCGCTCGTCTTCATGTCGAACGATTCATGGGCGACATACTCATAGAATTCATAAATCTCAAGCCCAAGGAAGCCGAGACCAAGAACTACGGTAACGATCAGCCAAAGCTTCAGCTTCTCGAGATTATGCCGGTGCATAGCCTGGATGGCAAACACACTGGTCAGGGAGCTGACAAGCAAGATCAGAGTCGCTGCTGCCGTAATCGGCAGCGAGAACAGTTCGGCTGCTGTCGGGCCCTCATTGTTCTGATGGCGCAGGGCCAGGAATGTTGCAAACAGCGTACCGAAGAGCACGGCTTCACCGCCAAGGAAGAGCCAGAAGCCCAAGACCTTATTGCGGCCCTCAAGCGTTGCCTTCTCCGGCTCGTGAGGAAGCTCTCCATTTACATGTTCAGCGTGTGCGCTCATGCTTTCCCCTCCCCTTCGAGTTCTTCAGTCTCGATGTGATAACCATGATCATCGAATACGGAACGTGCAATCATTGCAGCGAACGTGATGACCAGACCGACGATCATAACGATGTATTTGTTAAAGATTAGGCTCATGAACGAATTCGAGAATTCCTCGGTGCTGAACATGAAGCCAAGACCCGCGATGAACAAACCAAGCGACATGACGAATGGAAGAATGCTTGGCGACGGCATGTGGATCGGACCGAGCGGCTCCGACGGAGTCATCTCCTTGTTGCCGGCCATTTTCTCTTTCCAGAAAGCGTCAAGACCGCGAACAAGCGGGATTTGCTTAAAGTTGTACTCAGGCGGCGGAGAAGGAATACTCCACTCGAGGGTACGGCCGTCTTCCCATGGATCGTTCGCAACACCGGAAGGTTTTCTCGCTGTCATGACAACGTTGGCCAGGAAGAGCAGTACACCGACACCCATCAATATCGCACCGATTGTACTAATAAAGTTCAAAGTGTCAAAGTTTTGGTTCGGCAGGTACGACACGATCCGGCGCTGCATACCGAGCAAGCCCAGGAAGTGCTGTACAAAGAACGTCAGATGGAAGCCGATGGCGAATGTCCAGAACGTCCATTTGCCAAGCGTTTCGTTCAGCATCCGTCCGAACATCTTAGGCCACCAGTAATGGAGACCAGAGAACAGACCGAATACCAAGCCGCCTACGATTACATAGTGGAAGTGAGCGACTACGAAATACGTGTCGTGGAACTGGAAGTCGGCCGGAGCCGATGCCAGCATAACCCCGGTTACACCGCCCATAACGAACGTCGGCACGAAACCGATCGCGAACAAGTTCGCGCTGGTAAAGCGGATTTGTCCGCCCCACATGGTGAAGAGCCAGTTAAAGATCTTAATACCCGTAGGTACCGCAATCAGCATCGTTGCAATGGCGAACAATGCGTTCGCTACCGGTCCAAGACCTGTTGTAAACATATGGTGAGCCCAAACCATGAAGCCCAGGAAGGCGATCAGGATGGTCGCGAACACCATCGAGCTGTATCCGAACAACCGTTTACGCGAGAAGGTCGGAATGACTTCGGAAATGATACCGAAAGCCGGCAAAATCAGAATATATACTTCAGGGTGACCGAAAATCCAGAAAATATGCTGCCACAATACGGGGCTTCCGCCTGCCGCAACATCAAAGAAGTTCGCGCCAAGCAACCGGTCAAAGCTGAGCAATACGAGACCTACGGTAATCGCAGGGAATGCAAACAGGATCATTGCCGATGTAATGAAAGAAGTCCAAGTAAACATAGGCATTCTCATGAAGGACATTCCCGGAGCACGCATCGTGATGATGGTAGCCAGGAAGTTGATACCGCCGATCAATGTACCAAGACCCGCAATCTGCAAGCCGATGGTATAGAAGTCTACGCCGTGCGTAGAGGAATACTCTGTTGTAGACAATGGCGTATAGGAAGTCCAGCCCGCATCCGGAGCGCCGCCCATAATCCAGCTAAGGTTAAGCAGCAGTCCACCGAACAAAAACGTCCAAAAGCCAAGCGAGTTCAAAAACGGAAACGCGACGTCCCGCGCGCCGATCTGAAGCGGAACCACCGCGTTCATCAAAGCGAAGATGACCGGCATGACGCCGAGGAAGATCATCGTCGTTCCGTGCATCGTAATCAATTCGTTAAATACCTGAGCCGATACCAAATCGTTCATCGGTTTGATCAGCTGCAGACGGATCAGAATCGCTTCAATACCGCCGATACCAAAGAACAAGCCGCCCGCTATCAGGTATAATATTCCGATTTTCTTGTGGTCAACGGTCGTAAGCCAATCCATTAACCCCGAGTAGCGCTTGACGCTATGGCTATGAGCATGAGCATGAGCCAAGGTTTGTACCCCCTTTTAAAGTTCTTGCTGTATTAATAATCCAACTTATAATTGGCCAGGTAATCGGCAATTTGCTCGATCTCTTGATCG from Paenibacillus ihbetae includes:
- a CDS encoding ABC transporter ATP-binding protein encodes the protein MEPHVIEFRNVLKRRRTKTIGPIQLSIPQGYIVALVGPNGSGKSTLLNMMVQTVFPDEGEVTWFGESYSKELPIEVRKQMAFVPEQLSVEEQHMTADQAATFRASWYDSWDGYFFDELMSRFDVPRGVKLRKMSKGERRKFEIAAALAPRPKLLLLDEPSSGLDPFAWKQMIDQLHKLMKSIDTTIILSTHVVDEIRRLADYVILIHHGKLLGMVEKDSLLDNWKECWIQGDASIVRELPGIISSRQENATTISFVTTECLEVENILRSAGMTFIQTRSLELDEVLRLWIDGHQPADMQK
- a CDS encoding GntR family transcriptional regulator, whose amino-acid sequence is MRIPIQINENSAEPLYHQIETQLRSLIISGQIEEGTLLPSIREFAGNLNCSVITVRRVYQDLESEGLLRTRQGTGTFVAGVGDQAREQFKRDAVIEALNLAVDRGLAVQMKQEELIELFMEVVRERYQSRGGH
- a CDS encoding DUF420 domain-containing protein: MDLFFLFPTISTTFIVISAVLVAIGWGLIIKGKREAHKKTMIWAAIAAIIFFVIYSSRTVFIGNTSWGGPDSLKPYYQTFLIFHIVLATVAAVFGITTLVLGFKEKYAKHRKWGRVTSIIWFITAITGVAVYTLLYLMYPGGHTQPVWKVIFGL
- the ctaG gene encoding cytochrome c oxidase assembly factor CtaG, whose amino-acid sequence is MLGLEYFSFADKWSPLFLAFMLLVTAAYFLFTGPLSSRFKDHAPVSAGRKTLFVAGMFTLYLAQGGPISLLGHTMFSFHMVSMAMSYLMATPLLILGIPVWMWRAFDRVNPFKKLGFLTRPVVAAVLFNGLFSFYHFPVIHDFVMLNFWVHRLYYLILFIASLIMWWAILNPIPEKDKTTGLAKMGYIFLNMVLLTPACALIIFSSEPMYATYSDPAIWAKAMGYCVSGDTSVLLTKFGGPEYFGYLEPAVDQRVGGIIMKFFQEIIFASMLAYVFFHWYKRENKEDDPLPTEVPPGKLNQA
- a CDS encoding cytochrome C oxidase subunit IV family protein, giving the protein MTANQQSNEGHTVKHRHRVEGPEKHIIVFIFSIILTAIAFAAVAAGGVNPAFTIILLLVMAILQVFVQMGYWMHLKDKGHLMPIVFMIGGFFVASTCIIMALFWVWW
- a CDS encoding cytochrome (ubi)quinol oxidase subunit III, with product MSAHAEHVNGELPHEPEKATLEGRNKVLGFWLFLGGEAVLFGTLFATFLALRHQNNEGPTAAELFSLPITAAATLILLVSSLTSVFAIQAMHRHNLEKLKLWLIVTVVLGLGFLGLEIYEFYEYVAHESFDMKTSAFSSSFYTLVGFHGAHVAFGVVWISLLIAQLFKKGLTVVTAPKVYVSAMYWHFIDVVWVFIFSVVYLLGKVG
- the ctaD gene encoding cytochrome c oxidase subunit I, with protein sequence MDWLTTVDHKKIGILYLIAGGLFFGIGGIEAILIRLQLIKPMNDLVSAQVFNELITMHGTTMIFLGVMPVIFALMNAVVPLQIGARDVAFPFLNSLGFWTFLFGGLLLNLSWIMGGAPDAGWTSYTPLSTTEYSSTHGVDFYTIGLQIAGLGTLIGGINFLATIITMRAPGMSFMRMPMFTWTSFITSAMILFAFPAITVGLVLLSFDRLLGANFFDVAAGGSPVLWQHIFWIFGHPEVYILILPAFGIISEVIPTFSRKRLFGYSSMVFATILIAFLGFMVWAHHMFTTGLGPVANALFAIATMLIAVPTGIKIFNWLFTMWGGQIRFTSANLFAIGFVPTFVMGGVTGVMLASAPADFQFHDTYFVVAHFHYVIVGGLVFGLFSGLHYWWPKMFGRMLNETLGKWTFWTFAIGFHLTFFVQHFLGLLGMQRRIVSYLPNQNFDTLNFISTIGAILMGVGVLLFLANVVMTARKPSGVANDPWEDGRTLEWSIPSPPPEYNFKQIPLVRGLDAFWKEKMAGNKEMTPSEPLGPIHMPSPSILPFVMSLGLFIAGLGFMFSTEEFSNSFMSLIFNKYIVMIVGLVITFAAMIARSVFDDHGYHIETEELEGEGKA